In one window of Oryzias melastigma strain HK-1 linkage group LG5, ASM292280v2, whole genome shotgun sequence DNA:
- the nisch gene encoding nischarin isoform X2 has protein sequence MRSLALPAHPGVDMDPPVFPEVVPERTVKVLGSELVENYTVYIIEVMVGQYRWTVKHRYSDFHELHEKLTAEKKVDRGLLPPKKILGKNSKSLVERRQKELELYLHTLLQQFPEATPTPLAFFLLFHLYEINGITTALAEELFHRGEQLLQAGQVFCLRPLQLYSVSQQLRLAKPTCFSGDAKSDLGHILDFTCRLRYLKISGSRGSVGTSNIQETSLPFDLSVFKSLLQIEISDCSSQQIGGLPALRSSLATMTVRRTTDLMTSILLPEASEFSQWEPEGAESACPVTAVIPVWKNLTTLDMSHNCISTIDSSVRIVPKVEFLDLSYNKLTSVENLQHLYNLVHVDLSFNNIRVLEAAHTRLGNIKTLSLAGNQLESLSGLSKLYSLVDLDLSHNQLAQLEEIRNISSLPCLEKLNLSSNPICIDPDYRTKVLAQFGDRAAEVCLDCRPTVERELDTVEVLKALQKAKEVKDRMSSSDKKPSEETKLSAAPPPASSSALPSAAPPPASSSALPSAADSSSSHQTQEDSPSSQGNQVMIPAEAAVAAQPAGLQTSEPLPSADTAQEQKVTPSEPPSASAPAAADRSVCDPLSSSPVQSPCSLCSSALCPLLPSHLFSLSSNQDFITQLSQHLRSALREQETTEEELERSSDSSSGQVRLEKADFGSSSLGSRDGYFEMGLDDSVEEPLSSSPSALPAPAVEEPSGLQEQEREEVQVLRVLWCCCVRVEEEQRQSAACLVLTSQYLSLLFLSHDVVWTNQDSDQQQSLSVEKLLSSLQMDFLLPFSQLLLSFSTALSHSCFSLGLHAGPTRWYIFSEAEEVQQTRAQLSVLLQAVESPSKPRNSPLPKPLPQLLPQLLPQLLPPSWEQEERLGAQGGYPVHLLLSSSSSSPSEDPGPPSLLFLTDEQLWVMKVDFADLAQRESSESDLHQSSSSWCRLAGVPLGSVALHPRQRDAGSGGPTQRTGHCVELLLQGQRQLLLFPLTQDRSSFLEALEHRKASLGGLQTLALPPLQPGRCCSQPGCRRSSNQSCSTSDAAQTLSSCDSAHLLVEENPPPPHLMAGLCPALKLLAGLGGQQLLSFFCRYIALSEAEELRQVMWLSVLLYQSPQVELPCCLLLSTDAIYFLLAESAGPPDRCSELDASASGEPDARLCRRLSVRLSELLAVNVGLFDQFFRVVGHSANQIVSCLSRDSYGTGVFLQELMSVLSLQQQPPPTEPAEQDFYSQFTDTGTGKMHNYELIHSSRVKFIYPSEEEMGDLTFIVAERKTPASAAASSSESFDILLYLLVFQVQVPSQESAGSSSSSLQPGPGTAPVLLPRTLILTSSDVFLLDEDYISYPLPDFAKEPPSRERYRFCEARRIRDLDRVLLGYQTYPQALTLVFDDLPDLLCRLTVDHFAMSGEEAPPGVGVANRSPESEVQWCIFVPGASSRERLISVLARQWEALCSRELPVELTG, from the exons CTCACGGCAGAGAAGAAGGTCGACCGGGGGCTGCTGCCTCCAAAGAAGATTTTGGGGAAAAACTCCAAGAGCCTGGTGGAGCGCCGGCAGAAGGAGCTCGAGCTCTACCTGCACACGCTGCTGCAGCAGTTTCCTGAGGCCACGCCCACTCCGCTCGCCTTCTTCCTGCTCTTCCACCTCTAT GAGATCAACGGTATCACCACCGCTCTGGCCGAGGAGCTGTTCCACAGAG gtgagcagctgctgcaggcggGTCAAGTCTTCTGTCTCCGCCCCCTGCAGCTTTACTCCGTCTCCCAGCAGCTTCGGCTCGCCAAACCAACCTGCTTCAGCGGAGATGCCAAGAGTGACTTGGGACACATCCTGGACTTCACATGCAGACTGCGGTATCTGAAG ATTTCTGGCAGCAGAGGCTCGGTCGGGACCAGTAACATCCAGGAGACCAGTCTGCCCTTTGACCTGTCTGTTTTCAAGTCCCTGCTGCAGATCGAG ATCAGCGACTGCAGCTCCCAGCAGATTGGAGGTCTTCCAGCTCTGAGGTCGTCCCTGGCGACCATGACTGTCCGGCGGACCACCGACCTCATGACG TCCATCCTGCTTCCTGAAGCCAGCGAGTTTTCCCAGTGGGAGCCTGAGGGGGCGGAGTCTGCATGTCCCGTCACGGCTGTCATTCCGGTGTGGAAGAATCTGACCACTTTGGACATGAGCCACAACTGCATCAGCACCATCGACAGCTCTGTG AGAATCGTCCCCAAAGTGGAGTTCTTGGATCTGAGCTATAACAAGCTGACCTCAGTGGAGAACCTTCAG CATCTGTATAACCTGGTCCATGTGGACCTGTCCTTCAACAACATCCGAGTGCTGGAAGCCGCTCACACCCGACTGGGGAACATCAAAACGCTGAGCCTGGCCGGGAACCAGCTGGAGAGTCTGAGCGGCCTTTCAAAGCTCTACTCACTGGTCGATCTGGACCTCAGCCATAACCAGCTGGCCCAG TTGGAGGAGATCCGAAACATCAGCTCCCTGCCGTGCCTGGAGAAGCTCAACCTGTCCAGTAACCCCATCTGCATCGACCCGGACTACAGAACCAAAGTTCTGGCCCAGTTTGGAGACCGTGCAGCCGAG GTCTGTCTGGACTGTAGACCAACGGTGGAGCGGGAACTGGACACCGTGGAGGTTCTAAAAGCCCTCCAGAAAGCCAAAGAGGTCAAAGATCGCATgagcagctcagacaagaaG CCCAGTGAGGAGACCAAGCTGTCTGCTGCTCCGCCTCCTGCCTCCTCCTCTGCCCTCCCCTCTGCTGCTCCGCCTCCTGCCTCCTCCTCTGCCCTCCCCTCTGCTGctgactcctcctcttcccATCAGACCCAGGAGGACAGCCCCTCCAGTCAAGGTAACCAA GTGATGATCCCAGCAGAAGCTGCAGTGGCTGCGCAGCCAGCAGGCCTTCAAACCAGCGAACCGCTCCCGTCTGCAGACACAGCGCAG gagcagaaagtCACTCCGTCTGAACCACCATCGGCCTctgctccagcagctgctgaccGCTCAGT TTGTGACCCGTTATCCTCCAGTCCGGTCCAGAGTCCTTGTTCCCTGTGCAGCTCCGCCCTCTGTCCTCTGCTGCCCTCTCACCTGTTCTCTCTGTCATCCAACCAAGACTTCATCACCCAGCTCTCCCAGCACCTCCGCTCTGCACTCCGGGAGCAGGAGACCacggaggaggagctggagaggagCTCCGACTCTAGTAGTGGCCAAGTTCGTCTGGAGAAAGCTGATTTCGGCAGCTCCAG TCTGGGGTCCAGAGACGGATACTTTGAGATGGGACTGGATGATTCAGTGGAAGAGCCgctaagctcctccccctcggCGCTCCCTGCTCCTGCGGTTGAGGAGCCCAGCGGCCTCCAGGAGCAGGAGAGGGAGGAGGTCCAAGTCCTCAGGGTTCTGTGGTGCTGCTGTGTTCGAGTGGAGGAAGAGCAGAGGCAGAGCGCGGCGTGTCTGGTGCTGACCAGCCAGTACCTGAGCCTGCTGTTCCTGTCACATGACGTCGTCTGGACCAATCAGGACTCAG ACCAGCAGCAGAGTCTGTCTGTGGAGAAGCTGCTGTCGTCCCTTCAGATGGACTTCCTGCTGCCGTTCTCCCAGCTGCTGCTGTCCTTCAGCACCGCGCTCTCCCATTCCTGCTTCTCTCTCGGGCTCCACGCCGGTCCGACCCGCTGGTACATCTTCTCTGAGGCCGAGGAGGTCCAGCAGACCAGAGCCCAGTTGAGCGTCCTGCTCCAG GCAGTCGAGTCTCCGAGCAAACCGAGGAACAGCCCCCTCcccaagcccctcccacagctcctcccacagctcctcccacagctcCTGCCCCCATCCTGGGAGCAGGAGGAGCGTCTGGGAGCTCAGGGAGGATATCCTGTGCACCTCCTTCTCTCCTCGTCATCATCATCTCCCTCAGAGGACCCCGGCCCCCCctcgctcctcttcctcacagacGAACAGCTCTGGGTGATGAAGGTGGACTTTGCAGATCTGGCTCAAAGGGAAAGCAGCGAGTCGGACCTTCATCAGTCCTCCTCATCCTGGTGCAGACTGGCTGGCGTTCCACTGGGCTCGGTCGCGCTGCACCCCAGACAGAGAGACGCTGGGTCAGGGGGTCCAACCCAAAG GACTGGTCACTGTgtggagctgctgctccagGGTCAGAGGCAGCTGCTCCTCTTCCCCCTGACCCAGGACAGGAGCTCCTTCCTGGAGGCTCTGGAGCACAGAAAAGCCTCTCTGGGGGGGCTGCAGACGTTGGCTTTGCCCCCTCTGCAGCCCGGCAGGTGCTGCTCACAGCCAG GCTGTCGCAGGTCCTCCAACCAGAGCTGCTCCACGAGCGACGCCGCTCAAACACTCAGCAG ctgtgactccgcccaccttCTTGTGGAGGAAAACCCGCCGCCCCCCCACCTCATGGCCGGTCTCTGTCCAGCACTGAAGCTCCTGGCTGGACTTGGAGGTCAACAGCTGCTGAGCTTCTTCTGCAGATACATCGCTCTG TCTGAGGCTGAGGAGCTGAGGCAGGTCATGTGGCTCTCCGTGCTTCTCTACCAATCCCCCCAAGTGGAGCTGCCCTGCTGCCTGCTGCTCTCCACCGACGCCATCTACTTCCTGCTGGCGGAGTCCGCCGGCCCGCCGGACCGCTGCTCAG AGTTAGATGCTTCCGCCTCAGGAGAGCCGGACGCCCGTCTGTGCCGCCGTCTGTCCGTCAGACTGTCGGAGCTGCTGGCGGTCAACGTGGGTCTGTTCGACCAGTTCTTCAGGGTTGTGG GACACTCGGCCAATCAGATTGTGAGCTGTCTGAGCAGGGACAGCTACGGGACGGGCGTCTTCCTGCAGGAGCTGATGTCCGTTctcagtctgcagcagcagccccCCCCCACCGAGCCGGCAGAGCAGGATTTCTACTCGCAGTTCACTGACACAGGCACAG gTAAGATGCACAACTATGAGCTGATCCACAGCAGCAGGGTGAAGTTCATTTATCCCAGTGAGGAAGAGATGGGAGACTTGACTTTCATTGTGGCGGAGAGGAAGACTCCGGCCAGCGCCGCTGCTTCCTCCTCAGAGTCCTTCGACATTCTGCTGTACCTGCTGGTCTTTCAG GTTCAGGTTCCTAGCCAGGAATCTGCTGggtcctcttcttcctccttgcAGCCTGGCCCCGGTACCGCTCCGGTACTGCTGCCCAGAACTCTGATCCTCACCAGCTCAGATGTGTTCCTGCTGGACGAGGACTACATCAGCTATCCTCTGCCTGACTTTGCTAAGGAACCTCCTTCAAG GGAGCGCTACCGGTTCTGTGAGGCGCGAAGGATCCGGGATCTGGACCGGGTCTTGCTCGGATACCAGACGTACCCTCAAGCTCTGACCCTGGTGTTCGACGACCTTCCCGACCTGCTCTGCCGTCTCACCGTGGACCACTTCGCCATGAGCGGTGAGGAGGCCCCGCCCGGAGTGGGCGTGGCCAACAGGAGCCCAGAGAGCGAGGTGCAGTGGTGCATCTTCGTCCCCGGGGCCAGCAGCAGAGAGCGGCTCATCTCCGTCCTGGCTCGCCAGTGGGAGGCGCTGTGCAGCCGGGAGCTTCCAGTGGAGCTCACCGGCTGA
- the nisch gene encoding nischarin isoform X1, which yields MRSLALPAHPGVDMDPPVFPEVVPERTVKVLGSELVENYTVYIIEVMVGQYRWTVKHRYSDFHELHEKLTAEKKVDRGLLPPKKILGKNSKSLVERRQKELELYLHTLLQQFPEATPTPLAFFLLFHLYEINGITTALAEELFHRGEQLLQAGQVFCLRPLQLYSVSQQLRLAKPTCFSGDAKSDLGHILDFTCRLRYLKISGSRGSVGTSNIQETSLPFDLSVFKSLLQIEISDCSSQQIGGLPALRSSLATMTVRRTTDLMTSILLPEASEFSQWEPEGAESACPVTAVIPVWKNLTTLDMSHNCISTIDSSVRIVPKVEFLDLSYNKLTSVENLQHLYNLVHVDLSFNNIRVLEAAHTRLGNIKTLSLAGNQLESLSGLSKLYSLVDLDLSHNQLAQLEEIRNISSLPCLEKLNLSSNPICIDPDYRTKVLAQFGDRAAEVCLDCRPTVERELDTVEVLKALQKAKEVKDRMSSSDKKPSEETKLSAAPPPASSSALPSAAPPPASSSALPSAADSSSSHQTQEDSPSSQGNQVMIPAEAAVAAQPAGLQTSEPLPSADTAQEQKVTPSEPPSASAPAAADRSVCDPLSSSPVQSPCSLCSSALCPLLPSHLFSLSSNQDFITQLSQHLRSALREQETTEEELERSSDSSSGQVRLEKADFGSSSLGSRDGYFEMGLDDSVEEPLSSSPSALPAPAVEEPSGLQEQEREEVQVLRVLWCCCVRVEEEQRQSAACLVLTSQYLSLLFLSHDVVWTNQDSDQQQSLSVEKLLSSLQMDFLLPFSQLLLSFSTALSHSCFSLGLHAGPTRWYIFSEAEEVQQTRAQLSVLLQAVESPSKPRNSPLPKPLPQLLPQLLPQLLPPSWEQEERLGAQGGYPVHLLLSSSSSSPSEDPGPPSLLFLTDEQLWVMKVDFADLAQRESSESDLHQSSSSWCRLAGVPLGSVALHPRQRDAGSGGPTQRCPHPQHVHRTGHCVELLLQGQRQLLLFPLTQDRSSFLEALEHRKASLGGLQTLALPPLQPGRCCSQPGCRRSSNQSCSTSDAAQTLSSCDSAHLLVEENPPPPHLMAGLCPALKLLAGLGGQQLLSFFCRYIALSEAEELRQVMWLSVLLYQSPQVELPCCLLLSTDAIYFLLAESAGPPDRCSELDASASGEPDARLCRRLSVRLSELLAVNVGLFDQFFRVVGHSANQIVSCLSRDSYGTGVFLQELMSVLSLQQQPPPTEPAEQDFYSQFTDTGTGKMHNYELIHSSRVKFIYPSEEEMGDLTFIVAERKTPASAAASSSESFDILLYLLVFQVQVPSQESAGSSSSSLQPGPGTAPVLLPRTLILTSSDVFLLDEDYISYPLPDFAKEPPSRERYRFCEARRIRDLDRVLLGYQTYPQALTLVFDDLPDLLCRLTVDHFAMSGEEAPPGVGVANRSPESEVQWCIFVPGASSRERLISVLARQWEALCSRELPVELTG from the exons CTCACGGCAGAGAAGAAGGTCGACCGGGGGCTGCTGCCTCCAAAGAAGATTTTGGGGAAAAACTCCAAGAGCCTGGTGGAGCGCCGGCAGAAGGAGCTCGAGCTCTACCTGCACACGCTGCTGCAGCAGTTTCCTGAGGCCACGCCCACTCCGCTCGCCTTCTTCCTGCTCTTCCACCTCTAT GAGATCAACGGTATCACCACCGCTCTGGCCGAGGAGCTGTTCCACAGAG gtgagcagctgctgcaggcggGTCAAGTCTTCTGTCTCCGCCCCCTGCAGCTTTACTCCGTCTCCCAGCAGCTTCGGCTCGCCAAACCAACCTGCTTCAGCGGAGATGCCAAGAGTGACTTGGGACACATCCTGGACTTCACATGCAGACTGCGGTATCTGAAG ATTTCTGGCAGCAGAGGCTCGGTCGGGACCAGTAACATCCAGGAGACCAGTCTGCCCTTTGACCTGTCTGTTTTCAAGTCCCTGCTGCAGATCGAG ATCAGCGACTGCAGCTCCCAGCAGATTGGAGGTCTTCCAGCTCTGAGGTCGTCCCTGGCGACCATGACTGTCCGGCGGACCACCGACCTCATGACG TCCATCCTGCTTCCTGAAGCCAGCGAGTTTTCCCAGTGGGAGCCTGAGGGGGCGGAGTCTGCATGTCCCGTCACGGCTGTCATTCCGGTGTGGAAGAATCTGACCACTTTGGACATGAGCCACAACTGCATCAGCACCATCGACAGCTCTGTG AGAATCGTCCCCAAAGTGGAGTTCTTGGATCTGAGCTATAACAAGCTGACCTCAGTGGAGAACCTTCAG CATCTGTATAACCTGGTCCATGTGGACCTGTCCTTCAACAACATCCGAGTGCTGGAAGCCGCTCACACCCGACTGGGGAACATCAAAACGCTGAGCCTGGCCGGGAACCAGCTGGAGAGTCTGAGCGGCCTTTCAAAGCTCTACTCACTGGTCGATCTGGACCTCAGCCATAACCAGCTGGCCCAG TTGGAGGAGATCCGAAACATCAGCTCCCTGCCGTGCCTGGAGAAGCTCAACCTGTCCAGTAACCCCATCTGCATCGACCCGGACTACAGAACCAAAGTTCTGGCCCAGTTTGGAGACCGTGCAGCCGAG GTCTGTCTGGACTGTAGACCAACGGTGGAGCGGGAACTGGACACCGTGGAGGTTCTAAAAGCCCTCCAGAAAGCCAAAGAGGTCAAAGATCGCATgagcagctcagacaagaaG CCCAGTGAGGAGACCAAGCTGTCTGCTGCTCCGCCTCCTGCCTCCTCCTCTGCCCTCCCCTCTGCTGCTCCGCCTCCTGCCTCCTCCTCTGCCCTCCCCTCTGCTGctgactcctcctcttcccATCAGACCCAGGAGGACAGCCCCTCCAGTCAAGGTAACCAA GTGATGATCCCAGCAGAAGCTGCAGTGGCTGCGCAGCCAGCAGGCCTTCAAACCAGCGAACCGCTCCCGTCTGCAGACACAGCGCAG gagcagaaagtCACTCCGTCTGAACCACCATCGGCCTctgctccagcagctgctgaccGCTCAGT TTGTGACCCGTTATCCTCCAGTCCGGTCCAGAGTCCTTGTTCCCTGTGCAGCTCCGCCCTCTGTCCTCTGCTGCCCTCTCACCTGTTCTCTCTGTCATCCAACCAAGACTTCATCACCCAGCTCTCCCAGCACCTCCGCTCTGCACTCCGGGAGCAGGAGACCacggaggaggagctggagaggagCTCCGACTCTAGTAGTGGCCAAGTTCGTCTGGAGAAAGCTGATTTCGGCAGCTCCAG TCTGGGGTCCAGAGACGGATACTTTGAGATGGGACTGGATGATTCAGTGGAAGAGCCgctaagctcctccccctcggCGCTCCCTGCTCCTGCGGTTGAGGAGCCCAGCGGCCTCCAGGAGCAGGAGAGGGAGGAGGTCCAAGTCCTCAGGGTTCTGTGGTGCTGCTGTGTTCGAGTGGAGGAAGAGCAGAGGCAGAGCGCGGCGTGTCTGGTGCTGACCAGCCAGTACCTGAGCCTGCTGTTCCTGTCACATGACGTCGTCTGGACCAATCAGGACTCAG ACCAGCAGCAGAGTCTGTCTGTGGAGAAGCTGCTGTCGTCCCTTCAGATGGACTTCCTGCTGCCGTTCTCCCAGCTGCTGCTGTCCTTCAGCACCGCGCTCTCCCATTCCTGCTTCTCTCTCGGGCTCCACGCCGGTCCGACCCGCTGGTACATCTTCTCTGAGGCCGAGGAGGTCCAGCAGACCAGAGCCCAGTTGAGCGTCCTGCTCCAG GCAGTCGAGTCTCCGAGCAAACCGAGGAACAGCCCCCTCcccaagcccctcccacagctcctcccacagctcctcccacagctcCTGCCCCCATCCTGGGAGCAGGAGGAGCGTCTGGGAGCTCAGGGAGGATATCCTGTGCACCTCCTTCTCTCCTCGTCATCATCATCTCCCTCAGAGGACCCCGGCCCCCCctcgctcctcttcctcacagacGAACAGCTCTGGGTGATGAAGGTGGACTTTGCAGATCTGGCTCAAAGGGAAAGCAGCGAGTCGGACCTTCATCAGTCCTCCTCATCCTGGTGCAGACTGGCTGGCGTTCCACTGGGCTCGGTCGCGCTGCACCCCAGACAGAGAGACGCTGGGTCAGGGGGTCCAACCCAAAGGTGCCCCCATCCACAGCACGTCCACAG GACTGGTCACTGTgtggagctgctgctccagGGTCAGAGGCAGCTGCTCCTCTTCCCCCTGACCCAGGACAGGAGCTCCTTCCTGGAGGCTCTGGAGCACAGAAAAGCCTCTCTGGGGGGGCTGCAGACGTTGGCTTTGCCCCCTCTGCAGCCCGGCAGGTGCTGCTCACAGCCAG GCTGTCGCAGGTCCTCCAACCAGAGCTGCTCCACGAGCGACGCCGCTCAAACACTCAGCAG ctgtgactccgcccaccttCTTGTGGAGGAAAACCCGCCGCCCCCCCACCTCATGGCCGGTCTCTGTCCAGCACTGAAGCTCCTGGCTGGACTTGGAGGTCAACAGCTGCTGAGCTTCTTCTGCAGATACATCGCTCTG TCTGAGGCTGAGGAGCTGAGGCAGGTCATGTGGCTCTCCGTGCTTCTCTACCAATCCCCCCAAGTGGAGCTGCCCTGCTGCCTGCTGCTCTCCACCGACGCCATCTACTTCCTGCTGGCGGAGTCCGCCGGCCCGCCGGACCGCTGCTCAG AGTTAGATGCTTCCGCCTCAGGAGAGCCGGACGCCCGTCTGTGCCGCCGTCTGTCCGTCAGACTGTCGGAGCTGCTGGCGGTCAACGTGGGTCTGTTCGACCAGTTCTTCAGGGTTGTGG GACACTCGGCCAATCAGATTGTGAGCTGTCTGAGCAGGGACAGCTACGGGACGGGCGTCTTCCTGCAGGAGCTGATGTCCGTTctcagtctgcagcagcagccccCCCCCACCGAGCCGGCAGAGCAGGATTTCTACTCGCAGTTCACTGACACAGGCACAG gTAAGATGCACAACTATGAGCTGATCCACAGCAGCAGGGTGAAGTTCATTTATCCCAGTGAGGAAGAGATGGGAGACTTGACTTTCATTGTGGCGGAGAGGAAGACTCCGGCCAGCGCCGCTGCTTCCTCCTCAGAGTCCTTCGACATTCTGCTGTACCTGCTGGTCTTTCAG GTTCAGGTTCCTAGCCAGGAATCTGCTGggtcctcttcttcctccttgcAGCCTGGCCCCGGTACCGCTCCGGTACTGCTGCCCAGAACTCTGATCCTCACCAGCTCAGATGTGTTCCTGCTGGACGAGGACTACATCAGCTATCCTCTGCCTGACTTTGCTAAGGAACCTCCTTCAAG GGAGCGCTACCGGTTCTGTGAGGCGCGAAGGATCCGGGATCTGGACCGGGTCTTGCTCGGATACCAGACGTACCCTCAAGCTCTGACCCTGGTGTTCGACGACCTTCCCGACCTGCTCTGCCGTCTCACCGTGGACCACTTCGCCATGAGCGGTGAGGAGGCCCCGCCCGGAGTGGGCGTGGCCAACAGGAGCCCAGAGAGCGAGGTGCAGTGGTGCATCTTCGTCCCCGGGGCCAGCAGCAGAGAGCGGCTCATCTCCGTCCTGGCTCGCCAGTGGGAGGCGCTGTGCAGCCGGGAGCTTCCAGTGGAGCTCACCGGCTGA